In the Staphylococcus condimenti genome, one interval contains:
- the trmD gene encoding tRNA (guanosine(37)-N1)-methyltransferase TrmD: MKIDYLTLFPEMFDGVLNHSILKRAQDKEIIQVNTVNFRDYSINKHNQVDDYPFGGGQGMVLKPEPVFNAMKDLETSEDTRVILMCPQGKPFSQEIAQDLSTAEHIVFICGHYEGYDERIREHLVTDEISIGDYVLTGGELPAMTMTDAIVRLIPGVLGNEQSHQDDSFSDGLLEFPQYTRPREFEGMNVPDVLLSGNHAKIDAWRHEQKLIRTFVKRPDLLAKYPLTSEDEKILENYKKQLKTK, encoded by the coding sequence ATGAAAATTGATTATTTAACACTATTTCCAGAAATGTTTGATGGTGTTTTGAATCATTCTATTTTAAAGCGGGCTCAAGATAAAGAAATTATTCAAGTCAACACAGTTAACTTCCGGGATTATTCAATTAACAAGCATAATCAAGTAGATGATTATCCTTTTGGCGGAGGTCAAGGAATGGTTTTAAAACCAGAACCAGTCTTTAATGCGATGAAAGATCTTGAAACAAGCGAAGACACACGCGTTATTTTGATGTGTCCTCAAGGGAAGCCGTTTTCACAAGAGATTGCACAGGATTTAAGTACTGCAGAGCATATTGTATTTATTTGCGGTCATTATGAAGGTTATGATGAACGTATTAGAGAACATTTGGTAACAGATGAAATATCGATTGGTGATTATGTTTTAACAGGCGGAGAATTACCAGCGATGACAATGACAGATGCGATTGTTCGTTTGATTCCAGGTGTACTCGGTAATGAACAATCTCACCAAGATGATTCTTTTTCTGATGGCTTATTAGAGTTTCCGCAATATACGAGACCACGAGAATTTGAAGGTATGAATGTTCCTGATGTACTATTATCAGGAAATCATGCAAAGATTGATGCATGGCGACATGAGCAGAAATTGATCCGCACTTTTGTAAAAAGACCGGACTTGTTAGCGAAATATCCGTTAACTTCAGAAGATGAAAAAATACTAGAAAACTACAAAAAGCAATTGAAAACAAAATAG
- a CDS encoding GyrI-like domain-containing protein has translation MQDAQQGLPKAWEAFNNSDKPEELKALSNDKLQGFLGVVIPTESGMNYLIAVTSDKKSVVDLHPYTLPEGDYIVADAVGPVPYALQKTTEQLYNPNFLSDLGYKHRDAPGIELYPHGNTQADDYVAQVWVPIEK, from the coding sequence ATGCAAGATGCACAACAAGGTTTGCCAAAAGCGTGGGAAGCATTCAATAATTCAGATAAACCAGAAGAATTAAAAGCGCTAAGTAATGATAAATTACAAGGTTTTTTAGGTGTAGTCATACCTACAGAAAGTGGGATGAATTATTTGATTGCGGTAACATCTGATAAAAAGTCAGTAGTTGATCTACATCCTTACACTTTGCCTGAAGGGGATTATATTGTTGCAGATGCAGTAGGTCCAGTACCTTATGCTTTGCAGAAAACAACAGAACAACTTTATAATCCTAACTTTTTGTCTGACTTAGGCTATAAACACCGTGACGCGCCAGGCATAGAATTATATCCGCATGGAAATACACAAGCTGATGATTATGTAGCGCAAGTATGGGTACCAATTGAAAAATAA
- a CDS encoding YSIRK-type signal peptide-containing protein, whose translation MKKLDFLPNLKNKYSIRKFTVGTASILLGTLLFLGQNDAQAAEETSEKAVAEVANDSTKAQTLPQPENETTQETPPQLTKENENSTLENNINDVKSENGLELNKEITETSTPTTSTKQENKNAFVSTEKQKESNVKPNSEQQNGIDTNQQPTADTVESETNNPHVLGTESNSKLYEGIDNSAEILSTEQKVEKVKTELSDQLKSSEIDQALAVIDTDGLTSEEIKTEVVKLLLNRETAEKDLYKPQATLPRKEDESPKFAVRAVPTDKSELEKAITDGQSITNLDPNKQIDQNLIDALAEAKNVDNDLNAGQQAADDSKNKLNTAIQEKLRQDVVEELIAVAERGSKLEKAEYYTPKTAQNLKDIVDKYNTLVVSSTSNDPVERAKYSVQEIKEAVKEINDGINQLERKPDKTELEEALDKAVMFDNLDKNDPEDKAVDNALKAGQDVEGDLNATTAEVEKAAKDLNDALDAKAKQDALDAAAKDKQAALDELNKAVDTAQNIEQAEFTPESVKPLETAKEAGKQLAADNAATPEQLKAATKLIQDAINQLAPDKSELTKQIEAAKALEPLNDSATDQILKNTLDAAIAVQNDPDAKPQAIKEATWNLEDEINNKIAADAIEALRAAVNKANAADEPAYTPDSFAPLKVAAVEGQSILDDPSSASVPETIAKTKEINQFIDGLKEKADKTELEKALDTAVGLDNLDINDPEDKAVDDALKAGQEVEGDLNATPEQVKQVTDDLNNALNAKKEQDTKDAEAKAKQDALDELNKALEAANTVNKTDYTPNTVTPLDDAVKAGETAKADANKTPEELKQAAKAINDAKDALKEKANKVALDQAIKTAEALNNLEPADTEDKAVQNALDKAKEVLADPNSEQNTVDEAKNTLNDALNAKKEQDAKDAANKEKQAALDELEKALEAAKAVNKTDYTPNTVTPLDDAVKAGETAKADINKTPEELKQAAKAINDAKDALKAKADKTELEKALDTAVGFDNLDLNDPEDKAVDDALKAGQEIEGDLNATPEQVKKAAESLNKALDAKAKQDAKDDADKEKQDALNELNAELEKANAVNKENYTPNSVETLADAVQDGQAIVDAPNDKTADEIKKTTQLVKDAQNALQTKADKTKLNEAIIKAEDKGVQEALDEAKKVQADPNADQNTVDAAKDALNNVVNVKQEQDAKDAEAKQDALDELNKALETAKTVNKADYTPNTVTSLDNAVKAGETAKADINKTPLELKQAAKAINDAKDALQTKADKTELEKALDVAVAFDNLDMNDPEDKAVDDALKAGQEVEGDLNATPEQVKKAADDLNKALNLKAEQDAKEAAEKVKQENKVDKTELDKSIEKAENINYYDPGDKEDATVLDALSNAKEVEAAADALQIDVDKAKSELDKALNAKAEQDAKEAAEKAKQENKVDKTELDKSIEKAENINYYDPGDKEDAAVLDALSNAIETAADPNISQTKVNEAVAALNSAIATKNAQDVKDALEAAKVKEEELDTGKTKEEFVNEEIVQPNNEYPIVDEDRVDQTIVDKPTTKPVEEIQTTTEDSKDKLAELQKAIDKVKIIPTSEYTQQSVESLEKAVKNGELLVKNSDELTIEEIQNALQIIEDAINSLEVKETTAVPTVENDAESKLTSNVENSDSNSTVKSNVKQNQTLTKEANHKAKNNKEKVLPETGENLTPINPIYASLMIAVGGLMMFYRKRKNEDKDSTEK comes from the coding sequence ATGAAAAAGCTGGATTTTTTACCTAATTTAAAGAACAAGTATTCTATAAGAAAATTTACTGTCGGAACAGCTTCAATTTTATTAGGAACACTTTTGTTCTTAGGTCAGAATGATGCTCAAGCAGCAGAAGAAACAAGTGAGAAAGCAGTAGCTGAAGTTGCAAATGATTCAACAAAAGCACAAACTTTGCCACAACCCGAAAATGAAACTACACAAGAAACGCCGCCTCAATTAACAAAGGAAAATGAAAATAGCACACTTGAAAATAACATAAATGATGTTAAATCAGAAAATGGTTTGGAATTAAACAAAGAAATTACAGAAACGTCAACACCTACCACTTCTACTAAACAAGAAAATAAAAATGCATTTGTATCAACTGAAAAACAAAAAGAATCAAATGTAAAACCAAATAGTGAGCAACAAAATGGAATCGATACAAACCAACAACCTACAGCAGATACAGTTGAATCTGAAACCAATAATCCACATGTATTAGGAACAGAAAGTAACTCGAAGCTTTATGAAGGTATAGATAATTCTGCAGAAATTTTATCTACTGAACAAAAGGTAGAAAAAGTTAAAACAGAATTAAGTGATCAACTTAAAAGTTCAGAAATTGATCAAGCGTTGGCTGTCATTGATACAGATGGATTAACGAGTGAAGAAATTAAAACTGAAGTAGTTAAATTATTACTTAATCGTGAAACTGCTGAAAAAGATTTATATAAACCTCAAGCAACTTTACCCAGAAAAGAAGACGAAAGTCCTAAATTTGCAGTTCGTGCAGTACCAACTGATAAAAGTGAATTAGAAAAAGCAATAACTGATGGACAAAGCATTACAAACTTAGATCCAAATAAGCAAATAGATCAAAACTTAATTGATGCATTAGCAGAAGCAAAAAATGTAGATAATGATTTGAATGCGGGTCAACAAGCAGCTGATGATAGTAAGAATAAATTGAACACAGCTATTCAAGAAAAATTAAGACAAGATGTTGTGGAAGAATTAATTGCAGTTGCAGAGAGAGGTTCAAAATTAGAAAAAGCAGAATACTATACTCCAAAAACTGCACAAAACCTTAAAGATATAGTGGATAAATATAATACATTAGTTGTATCTTCAACATCTAATGACCCAGTAGAACGTGCGAAATACAGTGTTCAAGAAATTAAAGAAGCGGTAAAAGAAATCAATGATGGAATCAATCAATTAGAACGTAAACCTGATAAAACAGAACTTGAAGAAGCACTTGATAAAGCAGTTATGTTTGATAACTTAGATAAAAACGATCCTGAAGATAAAGCGGTTGATAATGCATTGAAAGCAGGTCAAGATGTAGAGGGCGATTTAAATGCTACAACTGCAGAAGTAGAAAAAGCAGCTAAAGATTTAAATGATGCACTTGATGCAAAAGCCAAACAAGATGCACTAGATGCTGCTGCCAAGGATAAACAAGCAGCACTTGATGAGTTGAATAAAGCGGTTGATACAGCACAAAATATAGAACAAGCTGAATTCACTCCAGAATCTGTTAAACCATTAGAAACAGCAAAAGAAGCTGGGAAGCAACTAGCAGCAGATAATGCTGCTACACCAGAACAATTAAAAGCTGCCACAAAACTTATCCAGGATGCAATTAATCAACTTGCGCCTGATAAATCAGAATTAACGAAGCAAATTGAAGCAGCAAAGGCTTTAGAACCATTGAATGATTCAGCTACAGATCAAATACTGAAAAATACACTAGACGCTGCAATTGCTGTTCAGAATGACCCTGATGCAAAACCGCAAGCAATTAAAGAAGCAACATGGAATCTTGAAGATGAAATCAATAATAAAATTGCAGCTGATGCTATTGAAGCTTTGAGAGCAGCTGTAAATAAAGCAAATGCTGCAGATGAGCCAGCATATACTCCTGATAGTTTTGCACCTTTAAAAGTAGCAGCTGTTGAAGGACAAAGTATTTTAGATGATCCATCATCTGCAAGTGTGCCAGAAACAATTGCAAAAACAAAGGAAATTAATCAATTCATTGATGGATTAAAAGAAAAAGCAGATAAAACAGAACTTGAAAAAGCACTTGATACTGCAGTAGGATTAGATAATCTAGATATAAATGATCCTGAAGACAAAGCGGTAGATGATGCATTGAAAGCAGGACAAGAAGTAGAGGGCGATTTGAACGCTACACCTGAACAAGTGAAACAAGTTACTGATGATTTAAACAATGCACTCAATGCTAAGAAAGAACAAGATACGAAAGATGCTGAAGCAAAAGCCAAACAAGACGCATTAGATGAATTGAATAAAGCACTTGAAGCCGCTAATACAGTCAATAAAACAGATTACACACCAAATACAGTAACGCCTTTAGATGATGCGGTAAAAGCAGGAGAAACAGCCAAAGCAGATGCAAATAAAACACCGGAAGAGTTGAAACAGGCAGCCAAAGCAATCAATGATGCTAAAGATGCATTAAAAGAAAAAGCAAATAAAGTTGCGCTTGACCAAGCTATTAAAACAGCTGAAGCCTTAAATAATTTAGAACCCGCAGATACAGAAGATAAGGCAGTACAAAATGCGTTAGATAAAGCCAAAGAAGTGCTGGCTGATCCGAATTCAGAGCAGAATACAGTAGATGAAGCTAAGAACACATTAAACGATGCGCTCAATGCTAAGAAAGAACAAGATGCCAAAGATGCTGCTAATAAAGAGAAGCAAGCTGCATTAGATGAATTAGAAAAAGCGCTTGAGGCAGCTAAAGCAGTCAATAAAACGGATTACACACCAAATACAGTAACGCCTTTAGATGATGCGGTGAAAGCAGGAGAAACAGCAAAAGCAGACATAAATAAAACGCCGGAAGAGTTGAAGCAGGCAGCCAAAGCTATCAATGATGCTAAGGATGCATTAAAAGCAAAAGCAGATAAAACAGAACTTGAAAAAGCGCTTGATACTGCTGTAGGATTCGATAACTTAGATTTAAATGACCCTGAAGACAAAGCAGTAGATGATGCATTGAAAGCAGGACAAGAAATAGAAGGTGATTTGAATGCCACGCCTGAACAAGTGAAAAAAGCTGCTGAAAGTTTGAATAAAGCACTTGATGCTAAAGCAAAACAAGACGCAAAAGATGATGCAGATAAAGAAAAACAAGATGCTTTAAATGAATTGAATGCAGAATTAGAAAAAGCAAATGCTGTCAATAAAGAAAATTACACGCCTAATAGTGTGGAAACACTAGCAGATGCAGTTCAAGATGGTCAAGCCATCGTAGATGCACCGAATGACAAAACTGCAGATGAAATCAAAAAAACAACGCAACTAGTTAAAGATGCGCAAAATGCATTGCAAACAAAAGCAGATAAAACAAAATTAAATGAAGCAATTATAAAAGCAGAAGATAAAGGCGTTCAAGAAGCATTAGATGAAGCGAAGAAAGTACAAGCTGACCCGAATGCGGATCAAAATACAGTAGATGCAGCAAAAGATGCATTAAATAATGTAGTTAATGTTAAACAAGAACAAGACGCAAAAGATGCTGAAGCAAAGCAAGATGCATTAGACGAATTGAATAAAGCACTTGAAACAGCAAAAACAGTCAATAAAGCAGATTACACACCAAATACGGTAACTTCTTTAGATAACGCTGTGAAAGCAGGAGAAACAGCAAAAGCAGACATAAATAAAACACCATTAGAGTTGAAGCAGGCAGCCAAAGCAATCAATGATGCCAAAGATGCATTGCAAACAAAAGCAGATAAAACAGAACTTGAAAAAGCGCTTGATGTTGCTGTAGCATTCGATAATCTAGATATGAATGATCCTGAAGACAAAGCAGTAGATGATGCATTAAAAGCAGGACAAGAAGTTGAAGGTGATTTAAATGCCACACCTGAACAAGTGAAAAAAGCTGCTGATGATTTAAATAAAGCACTCAATCTAAAAGCAGAACAAGACGCCAAAGAAGCTGCAGAGAAAGTGAAACAAGAAAATAAAGTTGATAAAACAGAATTAGATAAATCAATCGAAAAAGCGGAAAATATCAACTACTATGATCCAGGAGATAAAGAAGACGCGACAGTATTGGATGCATTATCAAATGCTAAAGAAGTAGAAGCAGCTGCTGATGCTTTGCAAATAGATGTTGATAAAGCGAAATCTGAATTAGATAAAGCACTTAATGCTAAAGCAGAACAAGACGCCAAAGAAGCTGCAGAGAAAGCAAAACAAGAAAATAAAGTTGATAAAACAGAATTAGATAAATCAATCGAAAAAGCGGAAAATATCAATTACTATGATCCGGGAGATAAAGAAGATGCGGCAGTGTTGGATGCATTGTCAAATGCTATTGAAACAGCAGCAGATCCGAATATATCCCAAACTAAAGTGAATGAAGCAGTGGCAGCATTAAATAGTGCGATTGCTACTAAAAATGCACAAGATGTTAAAGATGCACTTGAAGCAGCAAAAGTGAAAGAAGAAGAGTTAGATACAGGTAAAACTAAAGAAGAATTTGTTAATGAGGAAATCGTCCAACCAAACAATGAGTATCCAATAGTTGATGAGGACAGAGTCGACCAAACAATTGTTGATAAACCAACAACTAAGCCAGTAGAAGAGATACAAACAACTACTGAAGATTCAAAAGATAAATTAGCAGAATTGCAAAAAGCAATTGATAAAGTGAAGATAATTCCAACTTCTGAATACACACAACAATCTGTTGAATCATTAGAAAAAGCTGTGAAAAATGGTGAATTACTTGTTAAAAATTCAGATGAGTTAACGATTGAAGAAATTCAAAATGCACTTCAAATAATCGAAGATGCAATTAATAGCTTAGAAGTGAAAGAAACAACTGCTGTTCCGACTGTTGAAAATGATGCAGAATCGAAATTAACATCAAATGTTGAAAACTCTGATAGCAATTCAACAGTTAAATCTAATGTGAAACAAAATCAAACATTAACAAAAGAAGCAAATCATAAAGCAAAAAATAATAAAGAAAAAGTATTACCTGAAACAGGCGAAAACTTAACACCTATAAATCCAATATACGCTTCATTAATGATTGCTGTCGGTGGATTAATGATGTTCTACAGAAAAAGAAAAAATGAAGATAAAGACAGTACTGAAAAATAA
- a CDS encoding ABC transporter substrate-binding protein, which translates to MVEVKNEAGITKIADNVDRVAALEFSFVDDLLALGIKPAAIADDGSKENLFEAMRDKVGDYISVGHRSNPDLERIKDAEPQLIIADGQRHHEIYRDLQKIAPTILLESFEGNYKESLKIFETIGKAVSKEQLAKRYVAIFQQKINQIDEKVTIDTNLSTLAAVVTDDFIVGHDSNSFVGQFLKRLGFKAAITQADSNKYPEYKNGPYLKVTDEQLLELNPERLILMVDKEDEPALEKLRQSEVYNTINAKKNNRIHIVNRELWAKTRGLIAAEYIIDEIVNFKEG; encoded by the coding sequence ATGGTTGAAGTAAAAAATGAGGCTGGTATTACAAAAATTGCAGACAATGTAGACAGAGTGGCAGCTCTGGAGTTTTCATTTGTTGATGATTTACTCGCATTGGGCATTAAACCAGCTGCGATTGCCGATGACGGCAGCAAAGAAAATCTATTTGAAGCAATGAGAGATAAAGTGGGGGACTATATCTCAGTAGGGCATAGAAGTAACCCAGACTTAGAAAGAATCAAAGATGCAGAGCCTCAATTAATTATTGCTGATGGTCAACGTCATCATGAAATTTATAGAGATTTACAAAAAATAGCGCCTACAATTCTATTAGAAAGTTTTGAAGGTAATTACAAAGAAAGTTTGAAAATCTTTGAAACGATTGGCAAAGCAGTTTCTAAAGAACAATTAGCGAAACGTTATGTAGCGATTTTCCAACAAAAAATTAATCAAATCGATGAAAAGGTCACAATCGATACTAATTTATCAACTTTAGCCGCAGTGGTTACTGATGATTTTATTGTTGGACATGATTCTAACAGTTTTGTAGGACAGTTTTTAAAACGTCTAGGATTTAAAGCTGCGATCACACAAGCAGACTCTAACAAATATCCAGAGTATAAAAATGGACCTTATCTTAAAGTAACAGATGAACAATTATTAGAGTTGAACCCAGAACGATTGATTTTAATGGTAGATAAAGAAGATGAACCAGCATTAGAAAAATTACGTCAATCAGAAGTGTATAATACAATTAATGCGAAGAAAAATAATCGTATTCACATTGTAAATCGTGAGTTATGGGCAAAAACTCGAGGACTAATTGCAGCTGAATATATTATTGATGAAATCGTTAATTTTAAAGAGGGATAA
- the rplS gene encoding 50S ribosomal protein L19, which translates to MSNHKLIEAITKSQLRTDLPTFRPGDTVRVHVRIVEGTRERIQVFEGVVIKRHGGGISETFTVRKISSGVGVERTFPLHTPKIEKIEVKRRGKVRRAKLYYLRNLRGKAARIKEIR; encoded by the coding sequence ATGAGTAATCACAAATTAATCGAAGCAATAACTAAATCACAATTACGCACAGACTTACCTACATTCCGTCCAGGTGACACTGTACGTGTACACGTACGTATCGTTGAAGGTACTCGTGAACGTATCCAAGTATTTGAAGGTGTTGTAATTAAACGCCACGGTGGCGGAATTTCAGAAACTTTCACTGTACGTAAGATTTCTTCAGGTGTTGGTGTGGAACGTACATTCCCATTACACACTCCTAAAATTGAAAAAATCGAAGTTAAACGTCGCGGTAAAGTTAGACGTGCTAAACTTTACTACTTACGTAACTTACGTGGTAAAGCTGCTAGAATTAAAGAAATTCGTTAA
- the phnX gene encoding phosphonoacetaldehyde hydrolase, with protein MLNKIEGVIFDWAGTMIDFGCFAPVHVFIDIFKDAGLDVTIQEAREPMGMLKRDHIQAMLEMPRIQSLWEEKYGEKATETDIDQLYEKFEDQLMKTLENFTTPIQGAVDTANWLKAKGIKVGSTTGYTKEMMEVVKPNAALQGYQPDNVVTADMVGGFGRPYPYMIFKNMEDLELQSVKHVLKVGDTVSDIQEGVNSGVITVGVIKGSSIAGYNEEDWRKLSEDKRVEIGTKVKEKFEANGADYIIYSIEELPGLIEEINN; from the coding sequence ATGTTAAATAAAATAGAAGGTGTCATTTTTGATTGGGCAGGTACGATGATTGATTTTGGTTGTTTTGCGCCTGTTCATGTTTTCATTGATATTTTTAAAGATGCAGGGTTAGATGTAACGATTCAAGAGGCGAGAGAGCCTATGGGTATGCTGAAACGAGATCATATTCAAGCCATGTTAGAAATGCCGAGAATTCAATCGCTTTGGGAAGAAAAATATGGTGAGAAAGCAACTGAAACGGATATTGATCAACTTTATGAGAAGTTTGAAGACCAGTTGATGAAAACATTAGAAAACTTTACCACACCTATTCAAGGTGCTGTGGATACGGCAAATTGGCTGAAAGCTAAAGGCATTAAAGTAGGTTCTACAACGGGCTATACAAAAGAAATGATGGAAGTCGTAAAACCTAATGCAGCGTTACAAGGTTATCAACCAGATAATGTCGTAACTGCTGATATGGTTGGAGGATTCGGGAGACCTTATCCGTATATGATATTTAAGAATATGGAAGATTTAGAACTTCAAAGTGTTAAACATGTTTTAAAAGTCGGAGACACGGTGTCTGATATACAAGAAGGTGTTAACTCAGGTGTCATTACGGTGGGCGTAATAAAAGGGAGTTCGATTGCTGGATATAATGAAGAGGATTGGCGAAAACTTTCTGAAGACAAAAGAGTAGAAATCGGTACGAAAGTGAAAGAAAAATTTGAAGCTAATGGTGCAGATTATATTATTTACAGCATTGAAGAATTGCCAGGATTAATTGAAGAAATAAATAACTAA
- a CDS encoding YfhO family protein, whose translation MKSSLSNKLIRFLKITGVSIVLMLIFFLPAFNAVFRHHFVYSGEGDGFRQMMPFQMYLYNHITNLSSFYDVSFGLGGDYMKDLAYYYSTSPLTYINFFFVWIAEHALNMNPHTIEFWPGNQLFFSIFKACLTFIAAYYLMRYYPLKRYTAIIASMLYAASNVMFYFNFTWSFYGDVLIYFPITLLGVEKLFRERKAGTLIFGLALTLMSNFYFSYYEAIIISAYFIYRTIFTYKKDIMTRWQKIYITITSLVISLLISIWGFTSGVTSFLQNDRKQNPIVYPFFVDLFDTQKQTFLSGFHIVLSLLVIIALLQFKLYKYYYFRLFAIMTWVFLIGSFTNGFDSFFNGMSIPQRRWVYILALSAAIITALMIQHLSELSITSLLTASIPAICIFLYSYHFALGKWHWWMSTVLIFIVVLAIVILLKGRQNLWLKILLVGLFILQQLWLSWDYNNNILFQYQTDQKQVTKYDYFSHPLNKKIKEIQKKNNNDLMRIDYMSIFGLNSPLIYGYNGISLYSSIFDGNILKYYDKTMQINMPVDKNSTYRLFNNRANVMALWNVTDRFKMGSDMNMPYGFKFQDKVKDGKDGNFLHSSNQIDYPSAHITTKTYNMKNLKSPLDREQAMLQGVVWDGDKKGNSKFKNNPNLLNDASTHLYHAKQLDKNHIKVTKNRGGLTLQLPPSIANKYKDMYVEMDVERLSPSGEHYVKVNEYQQKRNRLDYKYRRFVSPVTMRVKASPELKIQLAKGKYRLSVKGIYGEDYQTLKQAAHEVTPVKVKKVNSGLDITKPKSAHGYLVLPTAYRNGLYAEINGKKYDVKKANGIMSVVPVKSGQTHIAVKYEQPFFKTLLVITLIGIITAIIWCRWLNRKHLKN comes from the coding sequence ATGAAATCATCCTTAAGTAATAAACTTATACGTTTCCTAAAAATTACTGGAGTAAGTATTGTACTCATGTTAATTTTCTTTCTTCCCGCGTTTAATGCTGTATTTAGACACCATTTTGTTTATAGCGGAGAAGGAGACGGCTTCAGACAAATGATGCCATTTCAAATGTATTTGTATAATCATATTACAAATCTTTCCAGCTTTTATGATGTTTCATTTGGGCTGGGCGGCGATTATATGAAAGATTTAGCTTATTACTATTCTACTTCGCCACTCACATATATTAATTTCTTTTTTGTTTGGATTGCAGAACACGCGTTAAATATGAATCCGCATACGATTGAATTTTGGCCAGGTAATCAACTATTCTTTTCAATTTTTAAAGCCTGTCTTACTTTTATCGCTGCCTATTATCTAATGCGCTATTATCCTTTGAAAAGATATACTGCTATCATCGCTAGTATGCTTTACGCAGCTTCTAATGTAATGTTCTATTTTAATTTCACTTGGTCTTTTTATGGTGATGTTTTAATTTATTTTCCAATCACCTTGCTTGGAGTAGAAAAATTATTTCGAGAGCGAAAAGCTGGTACGCTTATTTTCGGTCTAGCACTTACACTAATGTCTAATTTCTACTTCAGCTATTATGAAGCAATAATCATTAGTGCGTATTTCATCTACAGAACTATCTTCACATACAAAAAAGATATTATGACACGATGGCAAAAAATTTATATAACAATTACTTCGTTAGTAATTAGTTTACTTATAAGTATATGGGGTTTCACAAGCGGTGTTACTTCTTTCTTACAAAACGATCGCAAACAAAATCCGATTGTTTATCCTTTTTTTGTAGATTTATTTGATACACAAAAACAAACATTTTTATCTGGATTTCATATCGTTTTATCATTATTAGTCATCATTGCATTATTGCAATTTAAATTATACAAGTATTATTATTTCCGTTTATTTGCGATTATGACTTGGGTTTTCTTAATTGGTTCTTTCACGAATGGCTTTGACAGCTTTTTCAACGGAATGTCAATTCCGCAAAGACGCTGGGTTTATATCTTGGCATTAAGTGCTGCTATTATCACCGCCTTAATGATTCAACATTTATCTGAACTATCAATAACATCTTTACTGACTGCAAGCATTCCGGCAATTTGTATTTTTCTTTATTCTTATCATTTTGCATTGGGTAAATGGCATTGGTGGATGAGCACAGTACTTATTTTTATTGTAGTTTTGGCAATCGTTATTTTATTAAAAGGACGTCAGAATCTTTGGCTGAAAATTTTATTAGTAGGTTTGTTTATCCTTCAACAACTTTGGTTGTCTTGGGATTATAACAACAACATATTATTTCAATATCAAACAGACCAAAAACAAGTGACTAAATATGACTATTTCAGCCATCCTTTAAATAAAAAAATAAAAGAGATACAAAAGAAAAACAACAATGATTTAATGCGTATAGATTATATGAGTATATTCGGTTTAAATTCCCCCTTAATATACGGATATAATGGTATATCACTTTACTCTAGTATTTTTGATGGCAATATACTGAAATATTATGATAAAACAATGCAGATTAACATGCCTGTCGATAAAAATAGCACATATCGCTTATTCAATAATCGTGCAAATGTGATGGCATTATGGAATGTTACTGATCGTTTTAAAATGGGATCTGATATGAATATGCCATATGGCTTTAAATTTCAAGATAAAGTTAAAGATGGTAAGGATGGCAATTTCTTACATTCATCTAACCAAATTGATTATCCAAGCGCTCATATCACTACCAAAACATATAATATGAAAAATCTTAAGTCACCTTTAGATCGAGAACAAGCAATGTTGCAAGGTGTTGTTTGGGATGGCGATAAAAAAGGCAATTCTAAATTTAAAAACAATCCCAACTTGCTTAATGACGCATCAACTCATTTATATCATGCTAAACAACTTGATAAGAATCATATCAAAGTCACAAAAAATCGGGGTGGCTTGACATTACAACTACCACCATCTATTGCCAATAAATATAAAGATATGTATGTAGAAATGGATGTTGAACGGTTATCACCATCCGGTGAACATTATGTTAAAGTGAATGAATACCAACAAAAGCGTAATAGACTAGATTATAAATATAGACGCTTTGTAAGTCCTGTCACGATGAGAGTTAAAGCCTCTCCTGAACTTAAAATTCAACTCGCAAAAGGAAAGTATCGACTTTCCGTAAAAGGAATATATGGAGAGGACTATCAAACACTTAAGCAAGCAGCACATGAAGTAACTCCAGTAAAAGTTAAAAAAGTAAACAGTGGGCTAGATATTACTAAACCAAAATCTGCACATGGTTATTTAGTGCTGCCAACAGCCTATCGTAATGGGTTATATGCAGAAATAAATGGTAAGAAATACGACGTTAAGAAAGCAAATGGAATTATGAGCGTTGTTCCTGTTAAAAGTGGTCAAACACATATTGCAGTAAAATATGAACAACCATTTTTCAAAACACTTTTGGTCATTACTTTAATTGGTATTATTACCGCTATAATCTGGTGTCGGTGGTTAAATAGAAAACATCTTAAAAATTAA